Part of the Perognathus longimembris pacificus isolate PPM17 chromosome 1, ASM2315922v1, whole genome shotgun sequence genome, ATCAGTTTATATCATAAGGTTACcagccttttcctttttctggtcATAATCAAACAACCTTTTCCTACCTGTAGTCAGATTATAGAGCTAGTCATAGGAGAATTCATCTGTGTACTGTTTTAACATTTATTCAGATCTTTAGGATGAGGAATGGGTATACATTCTTCCCAAATGGCTCTCTTACTACACTATCTAGCACTGTTTATTTAAAAGTCTGTTTCAACTTAGGGGTTAGGATACTGACCTTACCCTACACTAAAATCCATTTGTAATTTCTGCATTTTCCGTTTTTCCTATTGGTTGTTGATTGTGGACTAATAGACCAGTTGAAATGGCTTTGTGTTGTGTTTTAATATCTGGTAGGGCCATTCCCTCTTTATGGCATATCCTTTTTAGTAGTATCCTAGCTATTGTGTATTTATTTCCTTACATGTATCAGTTTGTTTAATTTAGTAGAAATCATCTTGGTCATTTTATTGGGCCCATATTAGCTTCATACATTACGTCAGGGGCCGCTATCATGGGATGGATGTACTTTTAAGTCCATGAAAACTCACATTAGAGTCAGAGATGCCcatggcactcaggaggctgagacctggaagatcacaatctgaggccagctcaggcagacaagtctgtgatACTCAGTCTCCAAAACACTCAGCATAAAGCCAGGTTGGAagagtgattcaagtggtaaaccaTCAGCCATGGGGAAGCAAGTTGAGAGtacatgaggctgagttcaaatcctggtggtGGCCTAAAACCCTCATGTGGAAAGTTAATTGTTAAAGTAACAGAGGTAATGGGACTTTTAGGGCGAAGGGGTTTCATTCTCATAAAGGGATTCATACAGTTCCATTGAAGTAGGATAGTTTTTGAGAGTAGGTTGTTACAGGGTGAGCCAGGCCTCTCACTTAGGCCCTCTTGGGCATATGCATGTTCCACTTTCTGCCATAAAGCCCTCACCAGAGGCCTAGCCTGGCTGGAGCCATATTCTTGGATTTCCAGGGCTGTTGAGCTTATAGCCCTCTTTCTACCtaactttatgtatttattaaagcAGCAGAAAACAGACTAAAATAATAATGCTAAGATAATTGTAACGGAGAACAAAGACTGTCTTTCAGATATGTTTTACAGATTTCTTACAGGTTTTGAACATGTATTACACTTAttgggtattttatttatttgtttgttcatttgttgcaTTTAGAAATAgggctttctctttgttttgagaGAATGCTTTGCTGTGTAGTCCTGGCTGGCCCTGACATCATGATTCTCCTATCTTTACCTCCTAAgtgatgagattacaggcatgtgccaccttaATGTGTTGTGagatctttctctttttaagcACTTACTTTGTAATGATTTTAGAAACAATCACATGTCTCCTCTACCCTTACCCTAGTGtctgttctctttccttcttgtttttacAAGAAAACTTTTGTGTAATTAGTCAGTTAATAGGGGGAGATAATTTTATCTCATAAACCTCAAGATGgacacttgaaccagagctctgaGACTGTTAGGGATCTTGACTTGGGACAAATCCGAGAGAGCGGTCAGCTAATTCACTGCTCCCCAGGGAGAAGTATACAGGGCCACTCACCTCTCACATGTGCTCTCTTCAGCTAGATTGCTTAATCTTAGTAAATGTGAAATCTAAACACAGTAATAGGGATGCGTGCTTGGCTCACGTGTGTGGGATCAGAAGAGCTGATGACTCCTCTGTTTGCTGGATTCACATTTTTTGCTAATGAAAATCTTGGACTAGTATAGTCTCATTGATagcattacaaataaaaaaaaactgttagtGATTATGACAGAGACTGCACTAGAAAAAGAGTTTAGATTTGCCTTGAAAGGTCAGGGAAGCCTTGTTGAAAGGGAGCTGTTTGAAATGGGCCCAAAGAACGTTTGCCAGATGAGTGAGCTAATTGGGCTGAGAACTGCTCTGGAGAAGGATTGTGAGGTCGCGCAAAGGTCCACAGAGAGAGGAGGCATTGTTGGGTGAGAGATGACAGTTTCAATGGCTGGGATGGAGATGGATGATGTACCATGTTGATGGCCCACCTTGAGAAGGAATCGTTTTCTCCCAACATcagggtttctttcttttcttttttttttttttggccagtcctggggcttggactcagggcctgagcactgtggcttctttttgctcaaggctagcactctgccacttgagccacagcgccacttctggccgttttctagatatgtggtgctggagaatcgaacccagggcttcatgtatacgaggcgagctctcttgccactaggccatattcccagcccaacatcagGGTTTCTTAACTCAGTAGTAGACAGGAAGTACTCCTCATTGttggcttgtattttttttttttctggccagtcctggggctaaaactcagggcctgagcactgtccctggcttctttttgctcaaggctagagctctaccacttgagccacagcaccacttctggctttttctatatatgtgggagtgaggaattgaacccagggctttgtgtatacgaggcaagtactctaccagtaggccatactcccagccccttggctgGTATTTTTGTGGAATAATTGCTAAGTTTCTTGTTTTATAAACTTGGCAGATGAAGTTATTAAGTAAATCAGGTTATCATGATATAACTATACTCATTGAAGAATTATACATTTTGTGttggttttcattttaatgtaacAGGCCTTGTAATGCCTTCAgaaattaatataatattttaatgctGCTTTATTCCGAGTTTTCAGGAGgtgataaaaatgaagaaaagtactTTTGGGGTTCTGAGACTGTAGGgtagaaaagaaatgcattcctataaaaatgagattattttatttccttttgagaattttaaaatatctgttaTTAGTGAAGTATGTCTGATCTTATttgatttttctcccccttttgtCTTATAATTACATGCCTTTTAAAATCGGAGTAAATTTTAAGGTGAATAATTATACTCTATTTAAGAACAGtagctcttatttttaaaatggttttGAATACCGaattaatgatttttttggtgtttattttgagTCTGTAGTAACTACAGCTtatattaattcatttttcaGCTTGATGAAGTTAATCAGTCTTTTATGGTGCTCTTGGTTTATGTTCTTATCTATAATTCAATGAAaagtgtaattttttaaagaattacattcATACAAGGCTATTTATGCAATTTTCAGAAGAAGCTTAGTCATAACTAGGGAATGCAGTGAATGGTATGAATTATAAAGGATGTAAGCTATCTTTAAAATGCAAATGCATAGCAATTTTTGCCAGCAAATCAGTTTTTGCTGTCCATACATATTGGTTAAATAGTAGTTgcacagtaaataaaaatattaagtttaaaaactgcaaattaaaaaacAGTAGAACATTTTATGGCCCTGTAAGGTATTTCCTGCTTCATGTATTTCATTCTGAATTACTATGTTTCCTTGTGTTCCCATGTTACTTTGTTTTACTTCATACTCTGCTTATGTTTGCATAATTGTCTTTGCAAAGGAGCCTTGAATATTTTCTACCACAGTaccttctcgtgtgtgtgtgtgtgtgtatacagtcaGGTTTTGTTGGATTCTGAACCGCTGTTCTGCTGTACTTTCTATACATGTTCAGCTGTTTGAAAATTCCTGAGTGCCTAATTGTGATCATCACAGCCTTACAATTTACCTACTTCCGGTTTTAACTAACAGTCTTAATATAAAGCATGACCTTCCAAAGGCTTGTGTGGATTGGATTGTGTGGATTGTGTGAAATGGATTAAGAAAGGCTTGTCAGAGATGCGCCACGGCTTCGGTAGCGGCCGTCTCTCTTCCTCGCCTTGAGCCACGCCAGCTCCTGCCTCCTGAGACCGTTGAAATCGGGTGCTCCCTGCCCACACGGTAACCATGTGCGACCGAAAGGCGGTGATCAAAAATGCGGACATGTCGGAGGAGATGCAACAGGACAAGGTGGAGTGCGCTACCCAGGTGCTGGAGAAATACAACATAGAGAAGGACATTGTGGCCCATATCAAGAAGGAGTTTGACAAGAAGTACAATCCCACCTGGCACTGCATCATGGGGAGAAACTTCGGTAGTTATGTGACACATGAAACCAAACACTTCATCTACTTCTACCTGGGTCAGGTGGCCATCCTTCTGTTCAAATCTGGTTAAAAGCATGGACTGTGCCACACATCCAGTGATCCATCCAAAAACAAGGACTGCAGCCTAAATTCCAAATATCAGAGACTGAAATCTTCAGCCTTGCTAAGGGAACACCTCAATCTTTGAACCTTTATTGTGTTTTGTACAGGGCATTCTCTGTACTAGTTTGTTGTGATTATAAAACAATTAGTAAAACAGCTTacgtttgtatttattttctattccatAGTTCTGtgccccttgtttttttttccctcttaattcattcctttaaaaaataaatctgttgggggctggggatatagcctagtggcaagagtgcctgcctcggatacacgaggccctaggttcgattccccagcaccacatatacagaaaaacggccagaagcggcgctgtggctcaagtggcagagtgctagccttgagcaaaaagaagccagggacagtgctcaggccctgagtccaaggcccaggactggccaaaaaaaaaaaaaaaaaaagaaaaaaaataaatctgttggacatgtaaaaaaaaaaaaagaaagaaaggcttgtCAGAGGAGTTGACCTTTGCCCTAGTTGTCATGATAATGAATACCAGGCTCCAAAGAAAAGGAGCAGTCAGGACACACATCCAAGAAAGCCTGTCAGGTATGTTCTATGCAGTGTCTTAAAAGAGAAGATCTCACAGCTGAGTaggatggcacatgcctgtaatctcattgTTTAGGAGGTGAAGATAGGAGAGTCGTGTTACATGGTGGCCTAATTTCAGAACATGGTTTTGTTTTAATCTCAGAAAATTCAT contains:
- the LOC125365961 gene encoding dynein light chain 1, cytoplasmic-like — encoded protein: MCDRKAVIKNADMSEEMQQDKVECATQVLEKYNIEKDIVAHIKKEFDKKYNPTWHCIMGRNFGSYVTHETKHFIYFYLGQVAILLFKSG